A part of Candidatus Neomarinimicrobiota bacterium genomic DNA contains:
- a CDS encoding T9SS type A sorting domain-containing protein, whose protein sequence is MKKTIVLLVLTSVLIPVISYANWGMFDADRSWITINENGTSNSYTLWNSATGTFDSHGFGTYSSGNTFQITAFDVKTYKNSGSNVTGCEYFYRVYKQGSTAPNFTSLGGGWLEDISGGDQKWGAEDLTVDLLSSVNSSGTWVIEIYGQVTGTSPDETQYDNNGVSEGKYSATFNADSSLPVELSSFNTRSTTRGVELTWTTDSEIENQGFIISRKSAASPWSEISSFTTNKTLEGQGSTTQATDYSFIDTRVEEGVTYSYRLSDVDYKGTQTDHIDLIQEITYVSPATATRPGVFELTGLYPNPFNPSITLSYDLAKVSDLHVSIYSMKGELVWNYTQGSHPAGQNYTLDWNGTDLSGGALSSGIYLVSIQAGEQNLTRKVTLLR, encoded by the coding sequence ATGAAAAAAACTATTGTTTTACTAGTATTAACATCAGTATTAATTCCAGTGATTAGCTACGCGAATTGGGGGATGTTTGATGCTGACCGAAGTTGGATCACCATCAATGAAAATGGCACCTCAAATTCATACACTTTATGGAATTCTGCTACAGGGACATTTGATTCTCATGGTTTCGGAACTTATAGTTCTGGGAATACATTTCAAATCACAGCATTTGATGTAAAAACATATAAAAATAGTGGTAGCAATGTTACTGGTTGCGAATATTTCTACCGAGTTTATAAACAAGGGAGCACAGCCCCGAATTTTACAAGCTTGGGAGGAGGATGGCTAGAAGATATTAGTGGCGGTGATCAAAAATGGGGAGCAGAAGATCTTACTGTAGACTTGCTCTCCAGTGTTAATTCTTCCGGAACATGGGTTATTGAAATTTATGGACAGGTGACTGGAACCTCGCCGGATGAAACACAATATGATAATAATGGAGTAAGTGAAGGAAAATATTCAGCAACTTTTAATGCAGATTCATCCCTCCCCGTAGAACTCTCCTCTTTCAACACCCGCTCCACCACCCGTGGAGTCGAATTGACCTGGACCACCGATTCAGAGATCGAGAACCAGGGTTTTATCATTTCCCGCAAGTCAGCTGCCAGTCCCTGGTCTGAAATTTCCTCATTTACTACGAACAAGACTCTGGAAGGTCAGGGCTCAACCACCCAAGCCACCGATTACTCTTTTATTGATACCCGTGTTGAAGAAGGCGTGACCTATTCCTACCGGTTATCGGATGTAGATTACAAAGGGACGCAAACTGATCATATTGATCTGATCCAGGAGATCACCTATGTGTCCCCGGCAACAGCAACCCGCCCTGGTGTTTTCGAACTCACAGGTCTCTACCCCAATCCTTTCAATCCCAGCATCACCCTGTCCTATGATCTGGCTAAAGTTTCAGACCTGCATGTCAGCATCTACAGCATGAAGGGTGAATTGGTCTGGAATTACACTCAAGGCAGTCATCCTGCTGGTCAGAATTATACCCTGGACTGGAACGGAACTGATCTATCAGGCGGCGCCCTGTCATCAGGAATCTACCTGGTCAGCATCCAAGCCGGCGAGCAAAACCTCACCCGCAAGGTGACCCTGCTCCGCTAA
- a CDS encoding T9SS type A sorting domain-containing protein, with protein sequence MRLKQQFAAVLILLLLPASLLFSAGDTLSINIMIRDVVAIDEVFIPTEYALHPPYPNPFNPDVNLTVDIPEQSETRISILNVLGQEVAVLETRELQPGRYQYQWQAAGYPSGIYFVRVHTGQFETSEKISLLK encoded by the coding sequence TTGCGCCTGAAACAACAATTTGCTGCAGTGTTAATCCTGCTGCTCCTTCCGGCCAGCCTACTGTTTTCGGCTGGTGATACCTTGAGCATCAACATCATGATTCGCGATGTGGTGGCCATTGACGAGGTCTTTATTCCCACCGAATACGCTTTACATCCACCCTATCCCAACCCTTTTAACCCGGATGTAAATCTCACAGTTGATATACCTGAACAGTCCGAGACCAGAATCAGTATTTTGAATGTGTTAGGTCAGGAAGTGGCCGTTTTGGAAACCCGTGAATTGCAGCCTGGTCGCTACCAGTACCAATGGCAGGCGGCTGGCTACCCCTCAGGTATTTATTTTGTGAGGGTTCACACCGGACAATTCGAAACCAGCGAGAAGATCAGTTTACTGAAGTAA